The proteins below are encoded in one region of Balaenoptera acutorostrata chromosome 11, mBalAcu1.1, whole genome shotgun sequence:
- the LOC103012401 gene encoding small EDRK-rich factor 2-like: MKKQSDSVKGKRRDDGLSAAARKQRDSEIMQQKQKKANEKKEEPK; encoded by the coding sequence atgaaaaagcagaGCGACTCGGTTAAGGGAAAGCGCCGAGATGACGGGCTTTCTGCTGCCGCCCGCAAGCAGAGGGACTCGGAGATCATGCAGCAGAAGCAGAAAAAGGCAAACGAGAAGAAGGAGGAACCCAAGTAG